The nucleotide window GGCGCGCCGCCCGGCAGCGCCGCGATCGCCGTGCGCAGCGCCGCGGGCAGGGCCGCGCCCGCGGCGAGGTCCGCCTGCAACGCGGCGCGCTGGCCGGCTGAAGGCAGCTCACCGGTCCAGAGCAGCCAGGCGACCGCTTCGTAGCGGCAGCGGGCGGCGAGGTCTTCGACGCGGTAGCCGCGGTAGCGCAGTCCCTCGGCGTCGATCGAGCTGATCGCGGAGGGCAGCACCGTGACGCCGAACGGCTTGACCAGCTCGCCCGGCTCGGCCATCGCTAGCGCTCCGTCGCCCAGCGGTCGGCGCGGGGGAAGCCGCCCTGATCGGGCGGCACCGGCGGTTCAGCCTCGCTCGCTTCCGCTGCTGCCGGCGTCTCCGCGGTGGGCGCTGGCGCTGGTGACGGCGGCGCGGACGGCGACGACGGCTGCAGCGTGAGCAGGGCGTCGATCTCGGCCTTGCGGTAGAGGCGGTTGCGGCCGATGCCGCGGCGGAAGCTGCGCAGGCGGCCGCGCGAGACGTAGGCGTACAGCGTCTCGGGCTTGACGCCGAGGCTTGCGGCGGCCTCGTGCACGTCCAGGTACAGCTCGCCGTGAATGTCGATCATCGTGCGCTCCCCGATCTCAGTGTAGGGGCTGGCGCGGCGGCGTCAACGCGGCGCGGTATCGACAAATCAATATGAATCAATAGATATTGACTTCCATCCAGTTTCATCGCACCATGGCCGTGGGACGGCGCGCGACCGGCGCCGCCGGCGACGACCGCCCCCGAACGCTGAGGAGGCGAAGTCATGACGACGATGGCGAAGGCCGGCCTGGAAGACGTGATCGCCTGCACATCCGCGATCTGCGAGATCGACGGCGTGCACGGCAAGCTCTACTATCGCGGCTACGACACCGACGAGCTGGTCGAGTTGAGCTTCGAGGCCGTCTGCCACCTGCTCTGGACGGGCGAGCTGGCGAGCGCAGCGCAGCTCGCGGCGCTGCGCTGGGCCTTCGCGGACGAGCGCCGGCTGCCCGACGAGGTGATCGCGCTGCTGCGCGGCCTGCCGGCAGCCACGCACCCGCTCACGGCGCTGCGCACCGCCGTCTCCGCGCTCGGCGCCCTCGACGCCGACGGCGAAGACGGCTCGACCGAGGCGAACCTGCGCAAGACGCGGCGGCTGACCGTGCAGGCGCCGCTGATCGTCGGCGCCTTCTACCGCCTGCGCTCGGGCAAGGAGCCGG belongs to Dehalococcoidia bacterium and includes:
- a CDS encoding helix-turn-helix domain-containing protein — protein: MIDIHGELYLDVHEAAASLGVKPETLYAYVSRGRLRSFRRGIGRNRLYRKAEIDALLTLQPSSPSAPPSPAPAPTAETPAAAEASEAEPPVPPDQGGFPRADRWATER